In a genomic window of Vallitalea okinawensis:
- a CDS encoding GNAT family N-acetyltransferase translates to MAKLPILEGHIIRLRPMEIEKDKYNYYDVSLDEKMHNWTGNTVPKTVDEIEALLRVYEKVLNVWMIEEKASNKVIGMMRLSFPEVHNGELVAGDSQRLHSNYWRKGHMKEARQLMYHYAFDTLGVDMLIADALKDNINSCKSLESVGYELYNTKEEFFEKKGENLMKHFYKLTKEKWLSLKV, encoded by the coding sequence ATGGCAAAACTACCTATATTAGAAGGGCACATCATACGATTGCGTCCTATGGAAATTGAAAAGGATAAGTATAACTATTATGACGTCTCTTTAGATGAAAAGATGCATAATTGGACTGGCAACACTGTTCCAAAGACAGTAGATGAAATTGAAGCGTTATTAAGAGTATATGAAAAGGTACTCAATGTATGGATGATTGAAGAAAAAGCAAGTAATAAGGTCATTGGCATGATGAGGCTGTCTTTTCCAGAAGTACATAATGGAGAATTAGTAGCTGGAGATTCTCAAAGACTCCATTCTAATTACTGGAGAAAAGGACATATGAAAGAAGCACGACAACTTATGTATCACTATGCTTTTGATACGTTAGGTGTAGACATGCTCATAGCTGATGCCTTAAAGGACAATATAAATTCTTGTAAGTCCTTAGAATCGGTAGGTTATGAATTGTACAATACTAAAGAAGAGTTCTTTGAAAAAAAAGGTGAAAACCTTATGAAGCATTTCTATAAATTAACCAAAGAAAAATGGTTAAGTCTTAAAGTGTAA
- a CDS encoding peptide ABC transporter substrate-binding protein encodes MNRKKGIILILFTCIILLVGVFSAHVYVEADRDMWDIYRIALDSAMDIDPALNHEMKYIAIDSNSLKEMTLKDKTRIFTYFENKYNVDVIEASYEELKAEGLVNKDSSIDGVLLSIESSRIIFSNVYLEGSKFKSGLGAIGFKSTVSYVGINKWKLINSKMTWIS; translated from the coding sequence ATGAATAGAAAGAAAGGTATTATATTAATATTATTTACTTGTATTATACTTTTGGTAGGAGTATTTTCAGCACATGTTTATGTTGAGGCTGACAGAGATATGTGGGATATATATCGAATTGCATTAGACTCTGCAATGGATATTGACCCAGCACTTAATCATGAAATGAAATATATAGCGATTGATTCTAATTCATTAAAAGAAATGACTCTAAAAGATAAGACTAGAATTTTTACTTATTTTGAAAACAAGTATAATGTGGATGTAATTGAAGCAAGTTATGAGGAATTGAAGGCTGAAGGTCTTGTGAATAAAGATAGTTCAATTGATGGAGTTCTTTTATCAATTGAAAGCTCAAGAATAATTTTCTCTAACGTTTATTTAGAAGGATCTAAATTCAAATCAGGATTAGGGGCTATTGGCTTTAAATCAACGGTATCTTATGTTGGAATTAATAAATGGAAGTTAATAAATAGTAAAATGACTTGGATTAGTTAG
- a CDS encoding DUF5694 domain-containing protein, with protein MTYLETNNINTNNSYDGSLYVSKWYERNLKIFSNIQELCKDCDRLFVIYGAGHLQILKNFINASDNLMLVDVYRYL; from the coding sequence ATTACATATTTAGAAACTAACAATATAAATACAAATAATTCATATGATGGTTCTCTCTATGTATCAAAATGGTATGAACGAAATCTAAAAATCTTTTCTAATATACAAGAATTATGTAAAGATTGTGATAGGTTATTTGTAATATATGGAGCAGGTCACCTACAGATTTTAAAAAATTTTATTAATGCAAGTGATAATTTAATGCTTGTAGATGTTTACAGATATCTATAA
- a CDS encoding GNAT family N-acetyltransferase: MISYINSIESVSTKNIKGFFVNWPNPPSTEKHYEVLKNSSYIWLALDNETNDIVGFVTAISDNVLSAYIPLLEVLPEYQGKGIGTQLVKLMLETLEDFYMVDLLCDEDLTEFYSKFGMLKSRGMVIRNYDKQCGR, translated from the coding sequence ATGATAAGCTATATTAATTCGATAGAGAGTGTAAGTACTAAAAACATAAAAGGATTTTTTGTGAATTGGCCTAACCCTCCTTCCACTGAAAAACATTACGAAGTACTGAAAAATAGCTCTTATATTTGGTTAGCATTGGATAATGAAACGAATGATATAGTTGGTTTTGTAACTGCCATATCAGATAATGTACTATCCGCTTACATTCCATTGTTAGAAGTATTACCAGAATACCAAGGAAAAGGGATTGGTACACAATTAGTAAAACTAATGTTAGAGACATTGGAAGATTTTTATATGGTTGATTTACTCTGCGATGAAGACTTAACAGAGTTCTATAGTAAGTTTGGCATGCTTAAAAGCCGAGGAATGGTAATTCGAAATTATGACAAGCAATGTGGCAGATGA
- a CDS encoding GNAT family N-acetyltransferase, producing MKTPILKTDRLILRPFRADDLEAVFHGWETDPDVARYMMWESHDDISKTKNFIKMELQRIDSDDWYRWAIVIKETNLLIGTCLIYYKHETDSFEVAYNLGKKHWGQGYTTEAMNEAIKFAKDFLGIKELLGGCAKVNAASEKVMKKLGFTYVKDCPYDCGEEMQLEGVIYRLQL from the coding sequence ATGAAGACACCAATATTAAAAACGGATAGATTGATTTTAAGACCATTCAGAGCAGATGATCTAGAGGCTGTATTTCATGGCTGGGAGACAGACCCTGATGTAGCAAGATATATGATGTGGGAAAGTCATGATGACATTAGCAAAACTAAGAATTTTATCAAAATGGAATTACAAAGAATAGATTCAGATGATTGGTATCGTTGGGCTATTGTAATAAAGGAAACAAATCTCCTTATTGGAACATGTCTGATATATTATAAACATGAAACAGATAGTTTTGAAGTGGCATATAACCTAGGGAAAAAGCATTGGGGTCAGGGATATACTACCGAAGCCATGAATGAAGCTATAAAATTTGCTAAGGATTTTTTAGGTATCAAAGAACTTTTAGGAGGGTGCGCTAAAGTAAATGCAGCATCTGAAAAAGTGATGAAGAAATTAGGTTTTACATATGTGAAAGACTGTCCTTACGATTGTGGTGAGGAAATGCAGTTGGAAGGGGTAATATATCGTTTACAGCTATAA
- a CDS encoding alpha/beta hydrolase has translation MFEGREYWKNYMIRWFGKELIEKWNDWATEDYIKSNEKNIHLEIYDTGDVEATTIIFSHGIAGYARVLLPFIVPLREKGYNLVIPDLRGYGYNEGLKGDFEWKAHVENLIDSIKYAKRRFKGKIVLGGASMGGSLAYAAACQYNEIDALVCWCLWDFSDKEFMLKETNTKGLTYLLIPFFKIASLFFGRARLKTYKLISYDTLSDSQEMNELVKRDPQAGTHITLRGASSLILQSKPDRKHEDFKLPVLVFQPGKDEMTPKHYTKKTFEKLGSEIKEYIELEGASHFPTQKEYYLKWAEETDKFLKNTIISVQNDN, from the coding sequence ATGTTTGAGGGAAGAGAGTATTGGAAAAATTACATGATAAGATGGTTTGGTAAAGAATTAATAGAAAAGTGGAATGATTGGGCTACAGAAGACTATATAAAATCAAACGAAAAAAATATTCATCTGGAAATATATGATACTGGAGATGTTGAAGCAACAACAATAATTTTTTCGCATGGTATTGCTGGTTATGCAAGAGTATTACTTCCATTTATTGTTCCGTTAAGAGAAAAAGGCTATAATCTAGTTATACCTGATTTACGAGGATATGGATATAATGAAGGACTCAAGGGAGATTTTGAATGGAAAGCACATGTTGAAAATTTAATAGATTCAATAAAATATGCAAAAAGAAGATTTAAAGGAAAGATTGTATTAGGAGGAGCAAGTATGGGTGGATCTTTAGCGTATGCAGCAGCATGTCAATATAATGAAATTGATGCTTTAGTTTGTTGGTGCTTATGGGATTTTAGTGATAAAGAATTTATGCTAAAAGAAACCAATACAAAAGGGTTGACCTATTTATTAATACCATTTTTCAAAATTGCTTCATTGTTTTTTGGTAGAGCAAGATTAAAAACATATAAATTAATTTCATATGATACATTAAGTGATTCACAGGAAATGAATGAATTAGTAAAAAGAGATCCACAGGCAGGTACTCATATTACTTTAAGGGGAGCATCTAGTCTAATTTTACAAAGTAAACCAGATAGAAAGCATGAGGACTTTAAATTGCCCGTACTTGTTTTTCAACCAGGTAAAGATGAGATGACTCCTAAGCACTATACAAAAAAGACATTTGAGAAATTAGGATCAGAAATCAAAGAGTATATAGAATTAGAGGGTGCATCACATTTTCCAACACAGAAAGAATACTATTTAAAATGGGCAGAAGAAACAGATAAATTTTTAAAGAATACTATTATAAGCGTACAAAACGACAATTAG
- a CDS encoding pepsin/retropepsin-like aspartic protease family protein, with translation MRIKKYPIILLLGLIILGVFVISMNFKDKIVDNSWISELGYTDDQIHSLTFNFKGDRGCPEIPVALNNKEYRLLFDTGCGSGIALTNVVEDSLDYELIGKVQQLNRDGSHRGWSKQVLLKELKIFGESYKNIETAIVDWQMSSSKEFSGLVGLEYFIGRIITLDYTGYQMGIRGNPIDYSSLNKKEYIILPLHKSTEESQKNLLFFEAKYKGELVIVYLDTGKNHSFLYNPNSTFAMGGNVPNLRNINIEVGDLELELSEIGEVHDIAQAQGLPYKTMIELNSDQIWKSNLLVTFDLIEGNIILSKR, from the coding sequence TTGAGAATAAAGAAGTATCCTATTATTTTATTACTTGGTTTAATCATTTTAGGTGTATTTGTTATAAGCATGAACTTTAAAGATAAGATTGTAGATAACAGTTGGATTTCTGAGTTAGGGTATACTGATGATCAAATACATAGTCTTACATTTAATTTTAAAGGAGATAGAGGTTGCCCAGAAATACCAGTTGCATTAAATAATAAAGAGTATCGTTTATTATTTGATACTGGTTGTGGTAGTGGAATAGCCTTAACAAATGTAGTAGAAGATAGCCTTGATTATGAATTAATAGGTAAAGTGCAACAACTTAATAGAGATGGTTCACATAGAGGTTGGTCTAAGCAAGTATTATTAAAGGAGTTAAAGATTTTTGGTGAATCATATAAAAATATTGAGACTGCAATTGTAGATTGGCAGATGAGTTCATCGAAGGAATTTAGTGGTCTGGTTGGTCTAGAATATTTTATTGGTAGAATTATTACGTTAGACTACACTGGATATCAAATGGGTATACGAGGTAATCCAATTGATTATAGTAGTTTAAATAAGAAAGAGTATATCATTTTACCATTACATAAATCTACAGAAGAAAGTCAAAAGAACTTACTTTTCTTTGAAGCAAAATATAAAGGAGAACTTGTTATTGTATATTTAGATACTGGTAAAAATCATTCATTTCTTTATAACCCTAATTCTACTTTTGCAATGGGGGGGAATGTACCAAACCTGAGAAATATTAATATAGAGGTTGGGGATCTAGAGTTAGAACTTTCTGAAATAGGAGAAGTACATGACATTGCACAAGCTCAGGGGTTGCCATATAAGACTATGATAGAGTTAAATTCTGATCAGATTTGGAAAAGCAATTTATTAGTAACATTTGATTTAATTGAAGGAAATATTATCCTTTCTAAAAGATAA